The Pirellulales bacterium genome contains a region encoding:
- the holB gene encoding DNA polymerase III subunit delta': MSWQGIEGHDDVVEQFRRTLGRGRLASTYLFVGPNGVGKHAFAHKLAQTLLCQTNPPERLEPCGHCASCQQVQAGTHPDLIVVAKPDEKSEIPVQLLIGSGDRRMREGLCHDISLKPFMGGRRVAIIDDADYLNEEGANCLLKTLEEPPPRSVIILVSSSVDRQLPTIRSRSQIIRFAPLARDVVASLLLSQGIAANHEEAQRLATYSEGSLARARELAGAELWKFRGELVSRLAEARFDSVRLAKAVLAFVDEAGKEAPLRRARARQIVTFAAEFYRQLVRRLTGVSPTGDAELAKAVEIAAMNWPAGGEDAVACVERCFDALAHIDRNANQAIWIECWVDDLSRLIARKAA; the protein is encoded by the coding sequence ATGAGTTGGCAAGGCATCGAAGGACATGACGACGTTGTGGAACAGTTCCGCCGCACGCTGGGCCGCGGGCGGCTGGCCAGCACCTATTTGTTCGTGGGGCCAAACGGCGTCGGCAAGCACGCCTTCGCCCACAAGCTGGCCCAGACGCTGTTGTGCCAGACCAATCCGCCCGAACGACTCGAACCGTGCGGCCACTGCGCGAGTTGCCAGCAGGTGCAGGCCGGGACGCATCCCGATTTGATCGTCGTGGCCAAGCCGGACGAGAAAAGCGAAATCCCGGTTCAGCTTCTGATCGGCAGCGGCGACCGGCGGATGCGCGAGGGGCTGTGCCACGACATTTCGCTCAAGCCGTTCATGGGCGGGCGACGGGTGGCCATCATCGACGACGCCGACTATCTCAACGAGGAAGGGGCGAATTGCCTGCTCAAAACGCTGGAAGAGCCTCCGCCGCGGTCGGTGATCATTCTGGTCTCGAGCAGCGTCGACCGGCAGTTGCCGACCATCCGCTCGCGATCGCAAATCATCCGCTTCGCTCCGCTGGCCCGCGACGTCGTGGCTTCGCTGTTGTTGTCGCAAGGCATAGCCGCCAATCACGAGGAGGCGCAGCGGCTGGCGACCTATAGCGAAGGGAGCTTGGCACGAGCGCGCGAGCTGGCCGGCGCCGAGTTGTGGAAGTTCCGTGGCGAGTTAGTCAGCCGGTTGGCCGAGGCACGGTTTGACAGCGTGCGGCTGGCCAAGGCCGTGCTGGCCTTTGTCGACGAGGCGGGCAAAGAAGCGCCGTTGCGGCGAGCGCGTGCCCGGCAGATCGTGACGTTCGCGGCCGAGTTTTACCGGCAGCTCGTGCGGCGCTTGACCGGCGTTTCCCCGACCGGCGACGCCGAGCTGGCGAAGGCGGTCGAAATCGCGGCCATGAATTGGCCGGCTGGCGGAGAAGACGCGGTGGCCTGCGTCGAGCGATGTTTTGACGCGCTGGCCCACATCGACCGAAACGCCAACCAGGCGATCTGGATCGAATGTTGGGTGGACGACCTCTCGCGGCTGATTGCCCGAAAAGCCGCGTAG
- a CDS encoding DUF1559 domain-containing protein yields MPTRKGFTLVELLVVIAIVGILIGLLLPAVQAARESARRTQCVNNLKQMGIAFQNYHDAMRRLPPGYLAAGPYVDGETDTTPGWGWAAFLLPNMEQNAVSQSANFSLPVQHPANARAVQTWVAPYLCPSDIVPDTPYALPNASGSTVALAAPASYAACTGSDAFEVFAATGDGLFYRNSGTRFAEILDGTTFTILAGDRAFGISQGIWAGAMNNAAVVRGKYNTCQPVVAGTYLQASGLTLAHAHLNNAAFDGNDGAGLDDFSSMHPAGSNFVFADGSVHFIQTIAADGPNGYTSEGLIFQRLGTRGDGLTVPGDFLK; encoded by the coding sequence ATGCCGACGCGGAAAGGTTTTACGCTGGTCGAACTGTTGGTGGTGATTGCGATCGTCGGCATTTTGATCGGGCTTCTGCTGCCGGCCGTGCAGGCGGCACGCGAAAGCGCGCGGCGGACGCAGTGCGTGAACAATTTGAAGCAGATGGGCATCGCTTTTCAGAACTACCACGATGCGATGCGTCGCTTGCCGCCCGGCTACCTCGCCGCCGGCCCGTATGTCGACGGAGAAACCGACACCACGCCCGGCTGGGGCTGGGCCGCGTTCCTGCTGCCGAATATGGAGCAAAACGCGGTCTCTCAGTCGGCCAACTTCAGCCTCCCCGTCCAGCACCCCGCGAACGCCCGTGCGGTTCAAACCTGGGTCGCCCCGTACCTCTGTCCTTCGGACATCGTACCCGACACGCCGTACGCCCTGCCCAATGCGTCGGGCAGCACGGTGGCGCTGGCGGCGCCGGCGAGCTACGCTGCTTGCACCGGCAGCGATGCCTTCGAAGTTTTCGCGGCGACCGGCGACGGCCTCTTCTACCGCAACAGCGGAACGCGGTTCGCTGAGATCCTCGATGGAACGACCTTCACGATCCTGGCCGGTGATAGAGCCTTCGGAATTTCCCAAGGCATTTGGGCCGGGGCGATGAACAACGCCGCGGTCGTGCGAGGCAAGTACAACACCTGCCAGCCCGTCGTGGCGGGTACGTACTTGCAAGCTTCCGGACTGACTCTTGCGCACGCCCACTTGAACAACGCCGCATTCGACGGCAACGACGGCGCCGGCCTCGACGACTTTTCGAGCATGCACCCGGCAGGCTCGAACTTCGTCTTCGCCGACGGCTCCGTCCACTTCATCCAGACCATCGCCGCGGACGGCCCAAACGGTTACACGAGCGAAGGTTTGATCTTTCAACGGCTGGGGACCCGCGGCGACGGCCTGACCGTTCCGGGTGATTTTCTGAAGTGA